A single window of Tiliqua scincoides isolate rTilSci1 chromosome 10, rTilSci1.hap2, whole genome shotgun sequence DNA harbors:
- the YRDC gene encoding threonylcarbamoyl-AMP synthase codes for MLGSASRGAVRALAGAGSCDGGACRGSVARLAGCSSPQSKKDVLAAAVTVLQEGGLVAVPTDTIYGIACLAQNSQAVEAIYRLKGRNGSKPLAICLPEVDHIYRYCSVRVPDELLHDLLPGPVTLVLERSEALNKDLNPFTPLVGVRIPQHWFIRELARACAAPLALTSANISAEKSTLTVMEFQELWPHLSLVIDGGPIGDMHSPECRLGSTVVDLSVPGQFKVIRPGCALAQTIEILVTKHGLTTELPAQ; via the exons ATGCTGGGCAGCGCGAGCCGCGGAGCGGTGCGGGCGCTGGCGGGTGCCGGAAGCTGCGATGGGGGAGCTTGCAGGGGCAGCGTAGCTCGCCTGGCTGGATGCAGCAGCCCGCAGA GCAAGAAGGATGTCCTGGCTGCAGCAGTCACTGTCTTGCAGGAGGGTGGCCTGGTAGCTGTACCTACAGACACCATCTATGGCATTGCCTGCCTGGCACAGAACTCACAAGCCGTTGAAGCCATCTACAGGCTGAAGGGGCGCAATGGAAGCAAGCCACTGGCCATTTGCCTGCCAGAAGTGGACCACATTTACAG GTACTGCAGTGTCAGGGTGCCTGATGAGCTGCTGCATGATCTTCTCCCTGGACCTGTGACGCTGGTCCTGGAGCGCTCCGAGGCCCTCAACAAGGACCTGAACCCATTCACCCCA CTCGTTGGTGTCCGCATCCCCCAGCATTGGTTTATCAGGGAGCTCGCCAGGGCATGCGCTGCTCCTTTGGCCTTAACCAGTGCAAACATCAGTGCTGAGAAGAGCACCCTCACAGTCATG GAGTTCCAGGAGCTCTGGCCTCACTTGTCTCTGGTCATTGATGGAGGCCCAATTGGGGACATGCATAGCCCAGAGTGCCGCCTGGGCTCCACTGTGGTGGACCTCTCTGTCCCTGGCCAGTTCAAGGTCATTCGGCCAGGCTG TGCACTTGCCCAGACAATTGAAATCTTGGTCACCAAGCATGGTCTGACAACTGAACTGCCTGCTCAATGA